In Hemicordylus capensis ecotype Gifberg chromosome 13, rHemCap1.1.pri, whole genome shotgun sequence, a single window of DNA contains:
- the CASKIN1 gene encoding caskin-1 isoform X2, producing the protein MGKDQELMQAVKAEDIGAVQKLLQRPKPGKAKLLGSVKRVNVNFQDTDGFSALHHAALNGNIELISLLLEAQAAVDIKDNKGMRPLHYAAWQGKKEPMKLVLKAGSSVNVQSDEGQIPLHLAAQHGHYDVSEMLLQHQSNPCILDNCGRTPLDLACEFGRVGVVQLLLNSNMCAALLEPKPGDITDPNGTSPLHLAAKNGHIDIIRLLLQSGIDINRQTKAGTALHEAALCGKTDVVRLLLDSGINAHIRNTYSQTALDIVNQFTATQASKEIKQMLRDASAALQVRAMKDYCNNYDLTSLNVKAGDIITVLEQHADGRWKGCIHDNRTGNDRVGYFPSSLVEAISKRTGSRGSDASPSHLSPSQGGSATTPAPAEEIWVLRKPYAGGDRSSVGSTGSVASARSSGSGQSTASGSHALHPGSEGVKLLATVLSQKASVQESAVGDGPAKALETPAGSSRTPSLGGSSYPGQPYGEQQQQPQPQQLKKVEPMSEGKSSEAVYQWLFKFQLQLYASNFINAGYDLPTISRMTPEDLTAIGVTKPGHRKKIASEINSLNIPEWLPEYKPANLALWLSMIGLAQYYKVLVENGYENIDFITDITWEDLQEIGITKLGHQKKLMLAVKKLAEIQKAEFIKYESGTLKKKQSQDTMAIESPQQEVAECQSPKMTTFQGSELSSELQVAMTGTGEEGAEKQANHVGHFREGAAYRHAPRLAHENSLSGRAKHMSSSQELLGDGPKATSSVMSKSQEYLAEDGKEGPATLPKEVRSLRHGHSIKRASVPPVPGKPRQSFPPAGGHYTPPQTPTKPCPSSPHATAKVKPTPQLLPQSDRPMSPRSLPQSPTHRGFAYVMPQPVEGDTRAAGPLAQAVPVLPVSVPVLCLPPQGADGEEEGGRPKKRAHSLNRYAVSDSEQERDELLVPDAGPYATVQRRVGRSHSVRAQSGGDKNVNRSQSFAMRPKKKGPPPPPPKRSSSAISSSNMADDFTKEGEEGQEPSHQQQQQRRASDFGGTVDTGSAGSVKSIAAMLEMSSIGGGPRALAMQKPPGAGYLQPGVAVHPASPEHSRVATVLATVKHKDAIGPDGEVVNRRRTISGPVTGLVAAARRERSDSIKSDTAKDGGPAERLRAEHGGGSPQNSSGENIPFAEEGNLTIKQRPRQMSVPKVEGGESLSLAHRHGDLGKVEASATLKRRIRAKQSQQDSLKFILTESDTVKRRPKSKDKEQEPATLSVYQNGTATVKRRPASETSGLEAVPSAGQQERSDYPASQLPPEPEPKKPIKPPVSPKPVLPQKVSGPSTPTSRKAPIPGPGTPEVKRVHGTPPPVSPKPAPPPTAPKPKVHTALQSASASSTPAPSPAKQLVPTIKPSSTPPSLCSSPAKPLSPGGGPPQTVPVKPPRSSMAGPSVESVSTESAHQKLEETSASLAAALQAVEEKIKQEDGQAADSAAESKSTVSILDDIGSMFDDLADQLDAMLE; encoded by the exons agCTCCTGGGATCAGTCAAGAGGGTGAACGTTAATTTCCAAGACACCGATGG CTTCTCTGCCCTGCACCATGCTGCCCTCAACGGAAACATAGAACTCATCTCGCTGCTGCTGGAGGCCCAGGCTGCTGTGGACATCAAGGACAACAAAG ggATGCGCCCCTTGCATTACGCCGCCTGGCAGGGCAAGAAGGAGCCCATGAAGCTGGTGCTGAAGGCCGGCTCCTCCGTCAATGTCCAGTCGGACGAGGGCCAGATCCCCTTGCACCTGGCGGCCCAGCACGGCCACTACGACGTG TCGGAGATGCTCCTGCAGCATCAGTCCAACCCCTGCATCCTGGACAACTGCGGCCGGACTCCTCTGGACCTGGCCTGCGAGTTTGGCCGCGTGGGG GTGGTGCAGCTGCTCCTGAACAGCAACATGTGTGCCGCCCTGCTGGAGCCCAAGCCGGGGGACATCACCGACCCCAACGGGACCAGCCCTCTGCACCTGGCGGCCAAGAATGGGCACATCGACATCATCAG GCTTCTGCTCCAGTCCGGGATCGACATTAACCGGCAGACCAAGGCGGGCACAGCGCTGCACGAAGCCGCCTTGTGTGGCAAGACGGACGTGGTGCGCCTCCTGTTGGAT AGTGGCATCAACGCGCACATCCGGAACACGTACAGCCAGACGGCCCTGGACATTGTCAACCAGTTCACAGCCACACAAGCCAGCAAAGAGATCAAGCAGATGCTACGGG ACGCCTCGGCCGCCCTGCAGGTGAGAGCCATGAAGGACTACTGCAACAACTACGACCTGACCAGCCTGAACGTGAAAGCCGGCGACATCATCACG GTCCTGGAGCAGCATGCAGACGGCCGGTGGAAAGGCTGCATCCATGACAACCGGACTGGCAACGACCGAGTCGGCTATTTCCCCTCCAGCCTGGTAGAAGCCATCAGCAAGCGCACAG GTTCCCGGGGCTCCGACGCCAGCCCGTCCCATCTCTCCCCATCGCAAGGCGGATCTGCCACCACGCCGGCCCCCGCCGAAGAGATCTGGGTACTTCGGAAACCCTACGCAG GCGGTGACCGCAGCAGCGTGGGCAGCACTGGCAGCGTGGCCAGTGCTCGGAGCTCGGGGAGCGGCCAGAGCACGGCCAGCGGGAGCCACGCCCTCCACCCGGGTTCGGAAGGCGTCAAG CTGCTGGCAACCGTCCTTTCCCAGAAGGCATCTGTGCAAGAATCCGCCGTGGGCGACGGGCCTGCCAAGGCACTGGAGACGCCCGCAG GTTCTTCCCGGACACCGAGCTTGGGCGGCTCCTCGTACCCGGGTCAGCCCTATggcgagcagcagcagcagccgcagccgcagcagTTGAAGAAGGTGGAGCCCATGTCGGAGGGAAAG AGCTCGGAGGCTGTGTACCAGTGGCTCTTCAAGTTCCAGCTCCAGCTCTACGCCTCCAACTTCATCAACGCTGGCTACGATCTCCCCACCATCAGCCGGATGACCCCAGAG GATCTGACTGCCATTGGGGTCACCAAGCCAGGGCACAGGAAGAAGATCGCCTCGGAGATCAACAGCCTGAACATTCCCGAGTGGCTGCCGGAGTACAAACCG gccaacCTGGCTCTCTGGCTCTCCATGATTGGGCTGGCCCAGTACTACAAGGTGCTGGTCGAAAACGGCTACGAGAACATTGACTTCATTACCGACATCACTTGGGAGGATCTGCAGGAGATCGGCATCACCAAGTTGG GGCACCAGAAGAAGCTGATGTTAGCAGTGAAGAAGTTGGCGGAGATCCAGAAGGCCGAGTTCATCAAGTACGAATCGGGGACGCTGAAGAAGAAGCAGTCGCAGGACACGATGGCCATCGAGTCCCCCCAGCAGGAGGTGGCCGAGTGCCAGTCCCCCAAGATGACCACCTTCCAGGGCAGCGAGCTGAGCAGCGAACTGCAGGTGGCCATGACGGGCACTGGGGAGGAGGGGGCGGAGAAGCAGGCCAACCACGTGGGGCACTTCCGGGAAGGGGCGGCCTACCGGCACGCCCCCCGCCTCGCCCATGAGAACAGTCTGAGCGGGAGGGCCAAACACATGAGCAGCTCCCAAGAGCTGCTGGGAGATGGACCCAAAGCCACGAGTTCCGTGATGTCCAAGAGCCAGGAGTACCTGGCGGAGGACGGGAAGGAAGGCCCAGCCACGCTGCCCAAGGAGGTCCGGAGCCTCCGCCACGGCCACAGCATCAAGAGGGCCAGCGTGCCGCCCGTGCCCGGCAAGCCGCGGCAATCCTTCCCCCCAGCTGGAGGGCACTACACCCCCCCGCAGACACCCACCAAGCCCTGCCCGTCCTCCCCACACGCCACGGCAAAGGTGAAACCCaccccacagctgctgccacaGTCGGACCGCCCGATGTCGCCTCGTTCACTGCCTCAGTCCCCCACGCACCGCGGTTTTGCCTACGTCATGCCGCAGCCGGTGGAGGGAGACACTCGGGCGGCTGGCCCCTTGGCGCAAGCGGTGCCCGTGCTGCCCGTCTCCGTCCCGGTGCTGTGCCTGCCACCCCAGGGCGCAGATGGCGAAGAGGAGGGCGGCCGGCCAAAGAAGAGGGCTCACAGCCTCAACCGCTACGCCGTATCGGATAGCGAGCAGGAGCGGGACGAGCTGCTGGTGCCGGACGCCGGGCCCTATGCCACGGTACAGCGGCGAGTCGGGCGCAGCCACTCCGTGCGGGCACAGTCAGGTGGCGATAAGAACGTCAACCGCAGCCAGTCCTTTGCCATGCGGCCGAAGAAGAagggccccccgcccccgcccccgaagCGCTCCAGCTCCGCCATCTCCAGCAGCAACATGGCGGACGACTTCaccaaggaaggggaggagggccaAGAGCCgtcccaccagcagcagcagcagcggcgggcgAGCGACTTTGGCGGCACTGTGGACACGGGCAGCGCTGGGAGCGTCAAGAGCATCGCTGCCATGTTGGAAATGTCGTCCATTGGCGGTGGGCCCCGGGCTCTCGCCATGCAAAAGCCGCCTGGCGCCGGGTACTTGCAGCCTGGCGTTGCGGTGCACCCTGCCAGCCCCGAACACTCCCGCGTGGCTACCGTGCTGGCCACCGTCAAGCACAAGGATGCCATTGGGCCAGACGGCGAGGTGGTGAACCGCAGGCGCACCATCAGTGGCCCGGTCACTGGGCTAGTGGCAGCCGCCCGCCGCGAGCGCTCCGATAGCATCAAGTCCGACACAGCCAAAGATGGCGGCCCTGCGGAGCGGCTGCGGGCCGAGCACGGCGGAGGCTCCCCGCAGAACAGCTCTGGGGAGAACATTCCCTTtgccgaagagggcaacctgACCATCAAGCAGCGCCCACGGCAGATGAGCGTGCCCAAGGTGGAAGGCGGGGAGAGCTTGTCGCTTGCCCACCGGCACGGGGACCTTGGTAAGGTGGAGGCCAGCGCCACCCTCAAGCGGAGGATCCGGGCCAAGCAGAGCCAGCAGGACAGCCTCAAGTTCATCCTCACAGAGTCGGACACGGTGAAGAGGCGGCCCAAGTCGAAAGACAAGGAGCAGGAGCCGGCAACGTTGTCGGTCTACCAGAATGGCACCGCCACCGTCAAACGCCGGCCGGCCTCCGAAACGAGTGGCCTGGAGGCTGTGCCCTCGGCCGGCCAGCAGGAGAGGTCTGATTATCCTGCATCCCAGCTCCCTCCGGAACCGGAGCCCAAGAAGCCCATCAAGCCCCCGGTATCTCCCAAGCCGGTCCTGCCCCAGAAAGTCTCGGGGCCCTCTACGCCCACCTCCAGAAAGGCCCCCATCCCTGGCCCTGGAACCCCAG AGGTGAAGCGGGTCCACGGCACCCCGCCGCCGGTCTCCCCCAAGCCGGCCCCGCCCCCCACGGCGCCCAAGCCCAAGGTCCACACGGCCCTCCAGTCGGCGAGTGCCAGCTCCACGCCTGCTCCGTCCCCGGCCAAGCAGCTGGTCCCCACCATCAAGCCTTCGAGCACGCCCCCCTCGCTCTGCTCCAGCCCTGCCAAGCCCCTCTCGCCGGGAGGGGGCCCCCCTCAGACGGTGCCGGTCAAGCCCCCGCgctcctccatggctgggcctTCGGTCGAGAGCGTCAGCACGGAGAGCGCGCACCAGAAGCTGGAGGAGACCAGCGCCTCGCTCGCTGCCGCCCTGCAGGCCGTGGAAGAGAAGATCAAGCAGGAGGACGGGCAGGCAGCCGA ctcTGCCGCAGAATCCAAGAGCACAGTCAGCATCCTGGACGACATTGGCAGCATGTTTGATGACCTAGCTGACCAACTGGACGCCATGTTGGAATGA